One genomic segment of Sphingobacteriales bacterium includes these proteins:
- a CDS encoding PKD domain-containing protein produces the protein MKKINTSCPLLASCSAFIFLLINYCSPVLSFSALAQCQHPYQQLPSPSETSNPHIQFAKNKGQWPAQVHYSLKMANTRLFFEGNTITYLLANSADMDSLHQRHHSAKPYKGQQFVRYHAYKLQLLNTTPSTKTNIEGSCLHPFWQNFYLGNNPKNWAAKVPLFAELNYTNIYQNIDMRWYASNDEDQLKYDFIVHPGGNTDVIQLQFSGLNNIRINQQGHLELQTSLGKITETAPYVYQYCNGKMNQVACQYALTNNKVVQFVFPDGYDKTQTLFIDPTIIFSTYTGSYADNWGFTATYDSEGHLYAGGTVFDDGYPTTIGAFQKDYGGGEGTLGTDMGITKFSPDGKTLIYSTYLGGKRNELPHSLIVDSQNNLVLFGTTGSNNFPATNGAYDKTFNGGNDVGDISNIPFYEGSDIVVAKFAPEGDLLAATYIGGSDNDGLNIDKDLTYNYADEARGEVFLDANDQIIIASCTWSNDFPVTSGAYQTKHGGSQDGVLIKIKPDLSALVFATYLGGSSADAAYGLKLDLEGNILTAGGTRSSNFPTTAGVINSSYGGKIDGFLSKISADGKKLMASTYLGTNDYDQAYFVEIDDAHEFVYTVGQTSGNYPVTSGVYSNSGSGQFIHKLTLDLTKTEFSTVFGNGNGEPNISPTAFLIDICNRIYVSGWGADSPNFGMPSSFGTNGLVTTSDAYKKTTDGNDFYFFVLTEDAKALEYASFFGGNGSGFDGADEHVDGGTSRFDKAGIVYQAVCAGCGGTNLFPTTSGVWSKTNNADNCNLGAIKFDFQPPIVLADALADPSITGCVPLNVKFTNKSKNATNYFWDFDDNNNTSTLTNPNFTYTKTGVYNVMLVAWDPNACNEADTAYTTITVLDPATLTANFTYELDCETKTVIVTPIADFNGAVSFSWQFGDGQTSTDTIATHTYTIDGNYEITLIAQSAVPGCPGTDTVKQTITIAPNVEAKISGKNGCRPLKQVFGNTSKNGTTFHWDFGIGSATNDTSNITKPQFEYTKAGTYTVTLIAYNPLSCNGSDTATIKIVVKDTLINGNFDIILPDPCDEKLLVKFDSKGAPLTDSFMWQFGDGQTSTSPDPNHIYTQPGTYTTTMIVDNECAPPDTTIKTFTLLPPNFVEVNMTPPQDGCEPVTVQLSGGGNGISYLWLWGDGSSTTEMPPPAHEYSNPGVYQIQLIAFDSTTCNKTDTITAILNVYSYATADFEASTYTSEPGLPILFTNLSTGATNYLWTFGDGNTSNEINPTYSYQTPGEYLVCLTALSPQSCNDSICKTIIVVPPITLGTPNAFTPDGDKLNDTFFVLGREHITQLELRIYNRWGQLVYQTNDPMSGWDGTFKNEPQEMEVYVYTVQAVVKSGRVINFSGNLTLLR, from the coding sequence ATGAAAAAAATAAATACATCTTGCCCTTTATTAGCCAGCTGCAGTGCTTTTATTTTTCTGTTAATAAACTATTGTAGCCCGGTGTTAAGTTTCAGCGCTTTGGCGCAATGTCAACACCCGTATCAACAACTGCCCAGTCCGTCAGAAACCAGCAACCCACATATTCAATTTGCCAAAAACAAAGGGCAATGGCCGGCGCAAGTGCATTACAGCCTTAAAATGGCTAACACTCGCCTATTTTTCGAGGGCAACACCATCACCTATTTATTGGCTAATAGTGCCGATATGGACAGTTTGCACCAACGCCACCATAGTGCTAAACCTTACAAAGGCCAACAATTTGTTCGCTACCACGCTTATAAACTACAACTGTTAAACACCACGCCAAGCACAAAAACCAATATTGAAGGCAGTTGCCTACACCCATTTTGGCAAAATTTTTATTTAGGCAACAATCCTAAAAACTGGGCAGCTAAGGTGCCACTTTTTGCCGAACTAAACTACACAAACATATACCAAAACATAGATATGCGATGGTATGCCAGCAACGACGAAGACCAACTTAAATATGATTTTATTGTGCACCCAGGCGGTAATACTGATGTCATCCAACTGCAATTTTCCGGATTAAACAACATCCGGATAAACCAGCAAGGACATTTAGAGCTTCAAACTTCGTTAGGTAAAATTACCGAAACAGCCCCTTATGTTTATCAATATTGTAACGGCAAAATGAACCAAGTGGCTTGCCAATACGCCTTAACCAACAACAAGGTAGTGCAGTTTGTTTTTCCGGATGGTTATGACAAAACCCAAACTTTGTTTATAGACCCCACCATTATTTTTTCGACCTATACCGGCTCGTATGCCGACAACTGGGGCTTTACCGCCACCTACGACAGCGAAGGCCATTTATACGCCGGCGGCACCGTTTTTGACGATGGCTACCCCACAACAATAGGTGCTTTTCAAAAAGATTATGGCGGTGGCGAAGGCACACTTGGCACCGATATGGGCATTACCAAATTCAGCCCCGATGGTAAAACCTTAATTTACTCGACTTATTTAGGCGGCAAACGAAACGAATTACCTCACAGCCTAATTGTTGATAGCCAAAACAATTTAGTACTATTTGGTACTACGGGCTCAAATAATTTTCCAGCAACAAACGGCGCTTACGACAAAACCTTTAACGGCGGTAACGATGTGGGCGACATCAGCAATATTCCGTTTTATGAAGGCAGCGATATTGTGGTGGCTAAATTTGCACCCGAAGGCGACCTTTTAGCTGCAACTTATATTGGCGGTAGCGATAACGACGGCCTTAATATTGACAAAGACCTAACTTATAATTACGCCGACGAAGCGCGCGGCGAAGTATTTTTAGATGCAAACGACCAAATTATTATCGCTTCGTGCACATGGTCTAACGATTTTCCGGTAACATCGGGGGCCTACCAAACCAAACACGGAGGCTCGCAAGATGGCGTCTTAATCAAAATAAAACCCGATTTATCGGCACTCGTTTTTGCCACCTACCTTGGCGGCAGCAGTGCCGATGCAGCCTACGGTTTAAAATTAGACCTCGAAGGCAATATTTTAACCGCCGGAGGCACCCGAAGCAGTAATTTTCCGACTACGGCAGGCGTAATAAATAGCAGCTATGGCGGCAAAATTGATGGCTTTTTATCGAAAATCAGTGCCGACGGCAAAAAATTAATGGCCAGCACTTATTTAGGCACAAACGACTACGACCAAGCCTATTTTGTTGAAATTGACGATGCGCATGAATTTGTTTATACAGTAGGTCAAACATCCGGAAATTACCCTGTAACATCTGGCGTGTACAGCAACTCTGGAAGCGGGCAATTTATCCATAAATTAACCCTCGACTTAACAAAAACCGAATTTAGTACCGTATTTGGCAACGGCAACGGCGAGCCTAACATTTCGCCCACAGCATTTTTAATTGATATATGCAACCGCATTTATGTGTCGGGCTGGGGGGCCGACTCACCCAATTTTGGTATGCCAAGTTCATTTGGAACAAACGGCCTTGTTACAACCTCCGATGCTTATAAAAAAACAACCGATGGCAACGATTTTTACTTTTTTGTGCTAACCGAAGATGCCAAAGCTTTAGAATATGCCAGCTTTTTTGGCGGCAATGGCAGTGGCTTTGATGGGGCAGATGAACATGTAGATGGCGGAACCAGTAGGTTCGACAAGGCAGGCATTGTTTACCAAGCTGTTTGTGCCGGATGCGGTGGAACAAATTTATTCCCTACTACTTCGGGCGTGTGGTCAAAAACAAACAACGCCGACAACTGCAATTTAGGCGCTATAAAATTCGATTTTCAGCCACCTATTGTTTTGGCCGATGCCTTAGCCGATCCAAGCATTACCGGATGCGTGCCTTTAAACGTAAAATTTACAAATAAAAGTAAAAACGCAACCAATTATTTTTGGGACTTTGATGACAATAACAATACCTCAACCCTAACCAATCCTAATTTTACCTATACCAAAACCGGCGTCTATAACGTAATGCTGGTGGCATGGGACCCTAACGCTTGTAACGAAGCCGATACCGCCTATACCACTATTACCGTGCTTGACCCCGCTACGCTAACCGCCAATTTTACCTACGAGCTTGATTGTGAGACAAAAACCGTTATTGTTACGCCAATAGCCGATTTTAACGGAGCCGTTTCGTTTAGTTGGCAATTTGGAGACGGGCAAACCAGTACCGACACCATAGCCACCCACACTTACACTATTGATGGCAACTACGAAATTACTTTAATTGCCCAAAGTGCAGTGCCCGGATGCCCCGGCACCGATACCGTAAAACAAACTATTACCATTGCGCCTAATGTTGAGGCAAAAATTTCCGGAAAAAATGGCTGTCGTCCTTTAAAACAAGTATTCGGCAATACCAGCAAAAACGGAACTACTTTTCATTGGGATTTTGGCATTGGCTCGGCAACTAATGATACCAGCAATATTACCAAACCCCAATTTGAATACACAAAAGCAGGCACTTATACCGTTACTTTAATAGCCTACAACCCCCTTAGCTGCAATGGCAGCGATACTGCAACTATTAAAATTGTAGTTAAAGACACCCTTATCAATGGCAATTTTGATATAATACTGCCCGACCCCTGTGACGAAAAACTATTAGTTAAGTTTGACTCCAAAGGGGCACCCCTAACCGATAGCTTTATGTGGCAATTTGGAGACGGGCAAACCAGCACCTCCCCCGACCCAAATCATATATACACTCAACCCGGTACCTATACCACAACTATGATTGTTGATAACGAATGTGCGCCACCCGATACAACCATCAAAACATTTACTTTATTGCCGCCAAATTTTGTAGAAGTTAATATGACACCCCCGCAAGATGGTTGTGAACCGGTAACCGTCCAATTATCCGGAGGCGGAAACGGCATTAGCTATTTATGGCTTTGGGGCGACGGCAGTTCTACTACCGAAATGCCACCTCCTGCGCACGAATACTCAAATCCGGGCGTTTATCAAATACAATTGATTGCTTTTGACAGCACAACCTGCAACAAAACCGACACTATAACAGCCATCTTAAATGTTTACAGCTACGCTACTGCCGATTTTGAAGCCAGCACCTATACCAGCGAACCCGGATTGCCCATTTTATTTACTAATTTAAGTACTGGTGCTACTAATTATCTATGGACCTTTGGAGACGGCAATACCAGTAACGAAATAAATCCTACTTATAGCTACCAAACGCCCGGTGAATATCTTGTTTGTTTAACCGCACTTAGTCCACAATCTTGTAACGACTCCATTTGTAAAACCATTATTGTAGTACCACCAATAACTTTAGGCACACCAAACGCTTTTACCCCCGACGGCGACAAATTAAATGACACATTTTTTGTCTTGGGCCGAGAACACATTACACAACTTGAACTGCGCATATACAACCGATGGGGGCAGCTAGTTTACCAAACCAACGACCCAATGTCCGGATGGGATGGTACTTTTAAAAACGAGCCTCAAGAAATGGAGGTCTATGTTTATACCGTACAAGCCGTTGTTAAATCGGGGCGAGTTATCAATTTCTCCGGAAATTTAACTTTGCTTCGTTAA
- a CDS encoding peptidoglycan DD-metalloendopeptidase family protein codes for MPAPWLEATIAAIKNIFDARNLKSGHDYWTLKNPDTGNLQTLIYEESPAKYLSLTFYPDTTVGVSYCEYPSETKTIAGAGIIKGSLYESLEKAGLDAEVAVYLGKIFQWQIDFFHIQENDEFKIIYDAVYANDNLMAIAKIHAAYIKHKGEDFYAFPFNTTPNEDNSDYYDEKGKSLKQAFLKSPLKYSRISSRYSHRRLHPVTGRFKGHFGTDYAAPKGTPIRTIGDGVVLQASRTRGNGNFVKIKHNNTYTTQYLHLSKFAKGMRRGKRLKQGEIIGYVGSTGLATGPHLCFRFWKNGRQVDHLRERLPMANPVPKKQKESYLNYVTNFQQALDTIGNTNYNSVAIQQTKQAAPNPLKASTL; via the coding sequence TTGCCCGCCCCTTGGCTTGAGGCAACAATAGCAGCAATTAAAAATATATTTGACGCTCGCAATTTAAAATCCGGACATGATTACTGGACATTAAAAAATCCGGATACAGGCAATTTACAAACACTAATATACGAAGAGTCGCCGGCTAAATACCTCTCTCTTACATTTTATCCGGATACAACCGTAGGTGTTAGCTATTGCGAATATCCTTCGGAAACAAAAACTATTGCCGGGGCAGGTATTATTAAAGGTTCGTTGTACGAGTCGTTAGAAAAAGCAGGTTTAGACGCAGAGGTTGCGGTATATTTAGGAAAAATCTTTCAATGGCAAATTGATTTTTTTCATATACAAGAGAATGACGAGTTTAAAATTATTTACGATGCTGTTTACGCCAACGACAACTTAATGGCTATTGCCAAAATTCATGCTGCTTATATAAAACATAAAGGCGAGGATTTTTATGCCTTCCCGTTTAACACCACGCCTAACGAAGACAATTCTGATTATTACGATGAAAAAGGCAAATCGTTAAAACAAGCTTTTTTAAAATCGCCGTTAAAATACAGCCGTATTTCGTCTCGTTACTCGCACCGCCGGTTGCACCCCGTTACTGGCCGCTTCAAGGGGCATTTTGGCACCGATTATGCCGCGCCCAAAGGCACCCCAATTCGAACCATTGGCGATGGGGTGGTGCTACAAGCCAGCCGCACACGTGGTAATGGCAATTTTGTTAAAATAAAACACAACAACACTTATACGACCCAATATTTGCATCTCTCGAAATTTGCCAAAGGTATGCGCCGAGGCAAACGCCTAAAACAAGGCGAAATTATTGGCTATGTAGGTAGTACCGGCTTAGCAACAGGCCCTCATTTGTGCTTCAGATTTTGGAAAAACGGGCGGCAAGTTGACCACCTCCGCGAACGATTGCCGATGGCTAATCCTGTACCAAAAAAACAAAAAGAAAGCTACCTGAATTACGTAACCAATTTTCAACAGGCTTTAGATACTATCGGCAATACCAATTATAACTCCGTAGCTATCCAACAAACAAAACAAGCTGCCCCAAATCCTTTAAAAGCAAGCACTCTCTAA
- a CDS encoding zinc-dependent metalloprotease has translation MKHFTQFLILFALSLVLTNLSPNVAYAQKAKKSKKDKAEASATDVKPDEDALKAATKLNSGLFTLWRDTVNGSLFMSIAPDQIGKEYIHFSYTENSTLDAFNFRGAFRANQIFTIKKHFDRIEFVGENTNYYFDPNNALAKAAKANINQPILASEKIQKTAKADKDHVVIKLDDIFLSEAFDQIKPSPPTNMPPGFNMFNLGSLSKTKTKYSQIKNYPANTDLVVDYVFENVNPTNYGRLETTDARYVTVTIQHSLIEMPKNNFEGRADDPRLGYFSQRVNDQTSLSYTPWRDLINRWYLEKKDPNASLSEPVEPIVWWIENTTPLEFRKDIMDAVLAWNVAFEQAGFKNAVQCKMQPDDATWDAGDIRYNVLRWTSSPTPPFGGYGPSFVNPRTGQILGADVMLELVFIRGALRGYQNFGKAGAFDWEEAMAQADEMKLQHTVNSNHNHNYCMAAQMLQANNLFGATALAALNTTNEDKDEKEKELIREALHYLVLHEVGHTLGLNHNMKATQIHSPADVHNKPLTAKIGLYGSVMDYPAVNFSSDPAKQGEYYITVPGPYDRWAVEYGYSTNNKNEASQKERLQTVLNRSTDPQLTFGNDADDMRAPGGGIDPRVNIFDLSNDAIGYGIDRIKFANSLLPKLKERFIKNGESYQGLLTNYYVTTGQIGGMASVISRYIGGVYVERDFPGQPKARQPFTPVAAADQKRAMAALEQYLFAPDAFMLPNDLLNYLQPQRRSFDYFGNTEDPKIADRVLSFQRNVLAHLLHPEVMQRINQTEMYGNTYPLTNVLDDLTNAIFKADLSGKVNLYRQNLQLTYVEQLISGWKNPAYDKASQSLILYQLTQIDRMVKANSGNDIATKAHRQNIIFRIKQALENK, from the coding sequence ATGAAACACTTTACTCAATTTCTAATTTTGTTTGCCCTCAGTTTGGTGCTAACAAATCTAAGCCCAAATGTGGCTTATGCGCAAAAGGCTAAAAAAAGTAAAAAGGACAAAGCAGAGGCATCGGCAACCGACGTTAAACCCGATGAAGATGCTTTAAAGGCCGCTACAAAATTAAATTCCGGATTATTTACCCTTTGGCGCGATACCGTTAATGGCTCGCTATTTATGAGCATTGCCCCCGACCAAATTGGCAAAGAGTATATCCATTTTAGTTATACAGAAAATAGCACTTTAGATGCCTTTAATTTTAGAGGCGCCTTTAGAGCTAATCAAATTTTTACCATCAAAAAACATTTCGACCGTATTGAGTTTGTGGGCGAAAACACCAATTATTATTTCGACCCAAATAATGCCTTGGCTAAAGCTGCAAAAGCCAATATAAACCAGCCTATTTTAGCCTCCGAAAAAATACAAAAAACAGCTAAAGCCGATAAAGACCACGTTGTTATAAAATTAGACGACATATTTTTGTCCGAAGCATTTGACCAAATAAAACCCTCGCCACCTACTAATATGCCGCCCGGATTTAATATGTTTAATTTGGGCAGTTTAAGTAAAACAAAAACCAAATATAGTCAAATTAAAAATTACCCTGCCAATACCGATTTAGTAGTTGATTACGTATTTGAAAACGTAAATCCCACCAATTATGGACGACTTGAAACCACCGATGCCCGCTATGTTACTGTAACCATACAACACAGCCTCATCGAAATGCCTAAAAACAATTTTGAAGGCCGTGCCGATGACCCCCGGCTGGGCTATTTTAGCCAACGGGTAAACGACCAAACCTCGTTAAGCTACACCCCTTGGCGCGACCTTATTAACAGGTGGTATTTAGAGAAAAAAGACCCCAACGCCTCCTTGTCTGAACCGGTTGAGCCAATTGTTTGGTGGATTGAAAATACTACGCCCCTTGAATTTAGAAAAGATATTATGGACGCCGTTTTAGCTTGGAACGTAGCCTTTGAGCAAGCCGGATTTAAAAATGCAGTTCAATGCAAAATGCAACCGGATGATGCCACTTGGGATGCGGGCGACATACGCTATAACGTACTTCGTTGGACATCTTCGCCAACTCCGCCTTTTGGTGGCTATGGCCCCAGCTTTGTAAACCCGCGCACCGGCCAAATTTTGGGTGCAGACGTAATGTTAGAACTGGTGTTTATTAGAGGCGCCTTGCGTGGGTATCAGAATTTTGGAAAAGCAGGTGCATTTGACTGGGAAGAAGCTATGGCACAGGCCGATGAAATGAAGTTGCAACACACTGTTAATAGCAACCACAACCATAACTACTGCATGGCAGCCCAAATGTTACAAGCAAATAATTTATTTGGTGCAACCGCCTTAGCTGCGCTTAATACTACCAACGAAGACAAAGACGAAAAAGAGAAAGAGTTGATTCGCGAGGCACTTCATTATTTAGTTTTACACGAAGTTGGGCACACCTTGGGTTTAAACCACAACATGAAAGCTACGCAAATACATAGCCCTGCCGATGTGCATAACAAACCGCTAACAGCCAAAATTGGCTTGTATGGCTCGGTAATGGATTATCCGGCGGTAAATTTCTCAAGCGACCCTGCTAAACAAGGCGAATATTATATTACCGTTCCCGGTCCTTACGACAGGTGGGCTGTTGAGTACGGCTACTCAACGAACAACAAAAACGAAGCCAGCCAAAAAGAACGCTTGCAAACCGTTTTAAACCGCAGCACCGACCCACAACTTACCTTTGGCAACGATGCCGACGATATGCGTGCGCCCGGCGGCGGCATTGACCCCCGCGTAAATATTTTTGACCTTAGCAACGATGCCATTGGCTATGGAATTGACCGCATTAAATTTGCCAACAGTTTATTGCCTAAATTAAAAGAAAGATTTATTAAAAATGGCGAGTCGTACCAAGGTTTGCTAACTAACTATTATGTTACAACCGGACAAATTGGCGGTATGGCCAGCGTAATATCGAGGTATATAGGCGGCGTTTATGTGGAGCGCGATTTTCCGGGGCAGCCCAAAGCCCGGCAGCCCTTTACACCCGTAGCAGCCGCCGACCAAAAACGTGCCATGGCAGCCCTCGAGCAATACCTTTTTGCCCCCGATGCCTTTATGTTGCCCAACGATTTGTTGAACTATTTGCAGCCCCAACGCCGCAGTTTCGACTATTTTGGCAATACAGAAGACCCTAAGATTGCCGACAGAGTGTTGTCTTTTCAACGAAATGTGTTAGCTCACCTGCTTCACCCCGAAGTAATGCAACGCATTAACCAAACAGAAATGTACGGCAATACCTACCCTTTAACAAATGTTTTAGACGATTTGACCAATGCCATTTTTAAAGCCGATTTATCCGGAAAAGTAAACCTGTACCGGCAAAATCTACAACTAACCTACGTAGAACAACTAATATCCGGATGGAAAAATCCTGCTTACGACAAAGCATCTCAATCGTTAATTTTATACCAACTAACCCAAATTGACCGGATGGTAAAAGCAAACTCCGGAAATGATATTGCAACAAAAGCACATCGGCAAAATATTATTTTCCGGATTAAACAAGCCTTGGAAAATAAATAA
- a CDS encoding cadherin-like domain-containing protein, giving the protein MPDANGYDGTDNPVTLNDSDFCDNDLDVKTIVTPPANGTATVVNGEVVYTPNTGFSGTDSYVYQVCNDCGKCDNATVTITVEQPCNTPNWYEVCTEPMQSITVCPEFCLADGYTIVDAQTTYNCSLTWTTECVTYKPLPLFTGKDTIVVKACLGVNCETKYVVVTVGDCDGSGCEPEDITVCTKPGKVENICPEFCLADAEITDFNAPFNCEVTQIGNCLKFKALPGNLGEEVITVKACNNKGECETITITVKITSTGDCNEPINNPPVAVDDSATSSGGETVSINVLTNDSDPDGDPITITNHTEPLHGTLTQVGNTFQYTPDEGYEGIDVFTYTICDNKGLCDQATVTINVVDNACEEITFICAEPVTPIIICPNFCGLGGNDITITDAQTTYNCSIKYLDGACIKYTALPLFAGQETITITGCNEFGECKTIDVVVNVTSDCDDDNQGFNGNNNGNNNGINKEYYSEKLDDNTNYDEARMSIFPVPAITHAMISFTTLAEENVRLEVRNVNGGLVYNSNYQTTAGMNLHRLNTEHYAAGLYIVTIHGQNKELVSKFVKQ; this is encoded by the coding sequence ATGCCCGACGCCAACGGATACGATGGCACAGACAACCCAGTAACCTTAAACGACTCTGACTTCTGCGACAATGATTTAGACGTGAAAACTATTGTAACGCCACCTGCCAACGGTACAGCTACCGTAGTAAATGGCGAAGTAGTTTATACACCTAATACCGGATTTAGCGGAACTGACTCGTATGTTTACCAGGTTTGCAACGATTGCGGTAAATGCGATAATGCTACTGTTACTATTACCGTTGAACAACCATGTAATACGCCTAACTGGTACGAAGTTTGCACCGAACCGATGCAATCAATAACAGTTTGTCCTGAGTTTTGCTTGGCCGATGGCTACACCATTGTTGATGCGCAAACAACTTATAACTGCTCACTTACCTGGACAACCGAGTGCGTAACTTACAAACCCTTGCCGCTATTTACTGGTAAAGATACCATTGTAGTAAAAGCTTGCTTAGGTGTAAACTGCGAAACCAAGTATGTAGTTGTAACTGTTGGAGATTGCGACGGCAGTGGCTGCGAACCCGAGGATATTACCGTGTGTACCAAACCTGGTAAAGTCGAAAATATTTGCCCCGAGTTTTGTTTGGCCGATGCTGAAATAACCGACTTTAACGCACCATTTAACTGCGAAGTAACCCAAATTGGCAACTGCTTGAAGTTTAAAGCATTGCCTGGCAACCTTGGCGAAGAAGTGATTACTGTTAAAGCATGCAATAACAAAGGCGAATGCGAAACCATTACGATAACCGTTAAAATTACCTCAACAGGTGATTGTAACGAACCGATTAATAACCCACCAGTGGCTGTTGATGACAGTGCAACCTCAAGCGGCGGCGAAACCGTTTCTATTAATGTACTTACCAACGACAGCGACCCCGATGGCGACCCCATAACCATTACCAACCATACCGAACCGCTACATGGTACTTTAACTCAAGTTGGCAATACCTTCCAATATACCCCCGACGAAGGTTACGAAGGAATTGATGTGTTTACTTACACCATCTGCGACAACAAAGGTTTATGCGACCAGGCAACCGTTACAATCAATGTGGTTGACAATGCTTGCGAAGAAATTACCTTCATTTGTGCCGAACCTGTAACGCCAATAATTATTTGCCCGAACTTCTGCGGCTTAGGTGGTAACGACATCACAATTACCGATGCCCAAACCACTTACAACTGTAGCATTAAGTACCTTGACGGCGCTTGTATAAAATACACAGCTTTACCACTGTTTGCCGGACAAGAAACGATAACTATTACCGGATGTAACGAGTTTGGCGAATGTAAAACGATTGATGTAGTTGTTAATGTTACCTCCGACTGCGATGACGACAACCAAGGTTTTAATGGCAACAACAACGGCAACAATAACGGTATAAATAAAGAATATTATAGCGAGAAACTTGATGATAATACCAACTACGACGAAGCACGTATGAGCATCTTCCCAGTTCCGGCTATTACCCACGCTATGATAAGCTTTACTACCCTTGCCGAAGAAAATGTTCGCTTGGAAGTACGCAACGTAAACGGCGGCTTAGTTTACAACAGCAATTACCAAACAACTGCTGGAATGAACCTGCACCGCCTAAATACCGAACACTATGCCGCTGGCTTGTATATTGTTACAATACACGGCCAAAACAAAGAGCTTGTAAGCAAGTTCGTTAAGCAATAG
- the radC gene encoding DNA repair protein RadC encodes MNPSDNNPKPKSFVIKDWAEDDRPREKLMAKGREALSNAELLAILIGSGSATQSAVDLCKDILTKANNNLNMLAKYNLSDLMQFKGIGEAKAISIMAALELGRRRQLATALEKVQIKSSHTVYEILQPKLADLPHEEFWMISLNRANKVIDYLRISVGGISGTVADVRLILKTAIEKLASGIIVAHNHPSGNLQPSQADKDLTNRLKEACKLVEIQLFDHLIITESSYFSFADEGLL; translated from the coding sequence ATGAACCCGTCAGATAATAATCCCAAGCCGAAAAGTTTTGTCATTAAAGATTGGGCTGAGGATGACCGCCCCCGCGAAAAGCTAATGGCAAAAGGCCGTGAGGCCTTATCTAACGCCGAGCTATTGGCTATTCTCATCGGCTCGGGGTCGGCTACTCAATCGGCGGTTGATCTTTGTAAAGATATACTTACCAAAGCTAACAACAACCTAAATATGCTGGCAAAGTATAACCTTAGCGACTTAATGCAATTCAAAGGCATTGGCGAGGCCAAAGCTATTTCAATTATGGCTGCTCTTGAATTAGGCCGGCGCCGGCAGTTGGCTACTGCCCTCGAAAAAGTACAGATAAAATCGAGCCATACTGTTTACGAGATTTTACAACCCAAATTAGCCGACTTGCCCCATGAAGAATTTTGGATGATTTCACTAAACAGGGCAAACAAAGTTATAGATTACTTGCGAATTAGTGTAGGTGGCATTTCCGGAACCGTTGCAGATGTAAGGCTCATACTGAAAACAGCCATTGAAAAGTTAGCATCCGGAATTATTGTAGCGCACAACCACCCATCGGGAAATTTGCAACCCAGCCAAGCCGATAAAGATTTGACTAATCGCCTTAAAGAGGCTTGCAAACTCGTTGAAATTCAATTATTTGATCACTTAATTATAACTGAAAGCAGCTATTTTAGCTTTGCCGATGAAGGTTTATTGTAA